A region from the Rheinheimera mangrovi genome encodes:
- a CDS encoding PilZ domain-containing protein, translating to MTTNDLQAYSSVLERLKPLINTELFDEEFRLLTGDLAKSQQFLIKMELKRLAQPCTYYIDLRGRVDGDVRPFEHKGQTHYLDEVAIRTFEKGLKQYGQYTIGIFEDVTNTNNNFRVRHQQETNKRIQDVLSGEVSETRDLAAIPPDADITANDYKAAQLIRFASYNVRREERMNFSIDIEVVLQDEERFPATTSDLSVSGCKIKVPLAIEMTAGQEVAIFFRGLEQEFALGINNGIPYQVIDSEAADKSYYVRLKRLPLADEKGFSEFLHHFIHGNKRRYKVNLDNTYEAVFIKGYEQFYLPRINSLPVFLAVNEGKAAPACVLTTENNRHLMHYFQDERQQNVLPQLLHVRRLKQCLAKEANENSTVLYTFTHAAKGRLFFYSATTEELLQYPELRSVFFGFGAAKNSFRAFRMSVLRTIPAHAHIPLSLPNTADQEVQKLNQPPTPLISNFIRNLRYIVALTDISTAQSSSLYKAMTYDAALLNQLKVFGHAKLEQLPSIESASVQYVNLRSESRFLYKTTVLLESDKGDDIQSFSRDFSSKGLQLECAEPVSFSKGDTVNISLPELQKITTKHQLSGLPYEVMAVSKNKLIMNMRVVDPTNDHAGKIFFQQLINNNRSKLTMAEETPKFPGLGPALRNMYAKALDTFAFYVHRQGIRYNLDVVAMGAKPSALHKLLAQFSEDPESITMLPLLKNNATNLHFANQLKKMKRQEVPFSYEVFLRFVPEQDSIEQSFETKFDFDFKLHSAKKEFVDNVVSTDLLFAFKIFLSRTGRPDTEHIAKELGYVSTYAIHKAKVLEEELWSVVGVGDVVDITDEVLLRYNTSNEQIEAQQQKRLALLASLKRPE from the coding sequence ATGACAACAAACGACTTACAAGCTTATAGCAGCGTGCTGGAACGTCTGAAACCCCTTATCAACACAGAGCTGTTTGATGAGGAGTTTCGACTATTGACCGGAGACTTAGCCAAATCGCAGCAATTTCTGATCAAAATGGAATTAAAGCGTTTGGCACAGCCATGCACCTATTATATCGATTTACGTGGTAGGGTCGACGGTGATGTGCGTCCTTTTGAGCATAAAGGCCAAACCCATTATCTGGATGAAGTTGCGATCCGAACTTTCGAAAAAGGCCTGAAACAATACGGCCAGTATACTATTGGTATTTTTGAAGATGTCACCAACACCAATAACAACTTCAGAGTAAGACACCAACAAGAAACAAATAAGAGAATACAAGATGTGTTGTCAGGAGAAGTGTCAGAGACTCGTGATTTAGCTGCTATACCCCCAGATGCAGATATAACAGCGAACGACTATAAAGCCGCCCAGTTGATCCGCTTTGCTAGCTATAACGTTCGCCGTGAAGAACGAATGAATTTTTCCATCGACATTGAAGTCGTATTGCAAGACGAAGAGCGTTTTCCTGCAACGACCAGCGACTTATCTGTATCTGGCTGCAAAATTAAAGTACCGCTGGCGATAGAAATGACAGCAGGGCAAGAAGTTGCCATATTTTTCCGAGGCTTAGAGCAGGAGTTTGCCCTTGGGATCAACAATGGTATTCCCTATCAGGTGATTGATAGTGAAGCTGCGGATAAAAGTTATTACGTGCGGCTGAAACGTTTGCCTTTAGCTGACGAAAAAGGCTTTTCGGAGTTTCTGCATCATTTTATCCACGGTAATAAAAGACGCTACAAAGTCAATCTGGACAATACCTACGAAGCGGTATTTATTAAAGGCTATGAGCAATTTTACCTGCCACGTATCAATTCTTTACCTGTGTTTCTGGCTGTTAATGAAGGCAAAGCGGCTCCAGCCTGCGTATTAACCACTGAAAATAACAGACACCTGATGCATTACTTTCAGGATGAGCGCCAGCAAAACGTGTTGCCGCAACTACTGCATGTAAGACGCTTAAAACAATGCTTGGCCAAAGAAGCCAATGAAAACAGTACCGTGCTTTATACCTTTACCCATGCAGCCAAAGGGCGGTTGTTTTTTTATTCCGCAACCACAGAAGAGCTACTGCAATACCCTGAACTAAGATCTGTGTTTTTTGGTTTTGGCGCAGCCAAAAACAGCTTCAGGGCTTTTCGAATGTCGGTTCTGCGCACTATACCTGCGCACGCCCATATTCCGCTGTCTTTACCCAATACAGCCGATCAGGAAGTACAAAAACTTAACCAGCCGCCAACGCCTTTAATTTCAAACTTTATCCGCAACTTGCGCTACATTGTGGCGCTGACCGATATCAGCACAGCGCAAAGCAGCAGCTTGTATAAAGCTATGACTTACGATGCAGCCTTGCTGAATCAGCTGAAAGTCTTTGGTCATGCCAAACTTGAGCAGCTTCCGTCTATTGAAAGTGCTTCAGTGCAGTATGTAAACTTACGCTCTGAAAGCCGGTTTTTATATAAAACCACAGTGCTGTTAGAAAGTGATAAAGGAGATGATATTCAATCTTTTAGCCGCGATTTCTCCAGCAAAGGCCTGCAACTTGAATGCGCTGAACCTGTCAGTTTTTCTAAAGGTGATACGGTAAACATCAGCTTGCCAGAACTGCAAAAGATCACCACCAAACATCAGCTCTCAGGCTTGCCTTATGAAGTCATGGCCGTTAGCAAAAACAAACTGATTATGAATATGCGGGTGGTGGACCCGACCAATGATCATGCAGGCAAAATATTCTTCCAGCAGTTGATTAATAACAACAGAAGCAAGCTGACGATGGCTGAGGAGACGCCTAAATTTCCTGGCCTTGGTCCTGCACTCCGTAACATGTATGCTAAAGCTTTGGATACCTTTGCATTTTACGTACATCGTCAGGGAATTCGTTACAATCTGGATGTAGTGGCTATGGGGGCTAAACCCAGCGCTTTGCATAAGTTGCTGGCGCAGTTTAGTGAAGACCCTGAATCCATCACTATGCTACCGCTGTTGAAAAACAATGCCACCAATTTGCATTTTGCTAATCAGCTGAAAAAGATGAAACGCCAGGAAGTGCCTTTTAGTTACGAAGTGTTTTTACGTTTTGTACCTGAACAGGACAGCATAGAACAAAGCTTCGAAACTAAATTTGATTTTGACTTTAAGTTGCACAGTGCAAAAAAAGAATTTGTCGATAACGTGGTCAGCACCGATCTACTGTTTGCATTTAAGATCTTTTTATCCCGTACAGGTCGTCCAGATACTGAACATATTGCCAAAGAACTAGGATATGTCAGTACTTATGCCATTCATAAAGCGAAAGTATTGGAAGAAGAACTCTGGAGTGTGGTGGGCGTAGGTGATGTTGTAGATATCACAGATGAAGTGTTACTGCGTTATAACACCAGCAATGAGCAGATCGAAGCACAACAGCAAAAACGGCTGGCGTTATTGGCAAGCCTTAAACGACCTGAATAA
- the radA gene encoding DNA repair protein RadA, giving the protein MAKTKSAYVCNDCGADFVRWQGQCTECGTWNSISEVRLPSVTKQQRFDGYAGATAAKVIRLDQVDLQDVPRFSSGFAEFDRVLGGGIVPGSAILIGGSPGAGKSTLLLQIMCGLAVTDKALYVTGEESLQQVALRANRLGLPTQNLMMLAETNVETICQLAQQEKPRIMVIDSIQVMQMADIQSAPGSVSQVRESAAYLTRFAKQHNVAVIMVGHVTKDGSLAGPKVLEHCIDCSILLDGDTDNRFRTLRGNKNRFGAVNELGVFAMTGQGMREVKNPSAIFLSRGKEDTPGSIVMVLWEGTRPLLVEIQGLVDYSPLNNPRRVTLGMEQNRISMLLAVLHRHAGIQMADQDVFVNVVGGVKVNETSADLATLLALVSSFKNKALPNELVVFGEVGLSGEIRPVPSGQERLKEAAKHGFKRAIVPVANAPKEAIPGMTVIAVSKLSEALDAL; this is encoded by the coding sequence ATGGCTAAAACTAAAAGCGCGTACGTTTGTAATGACTGTGGTGCTGACTTTGTGCGCTGGCAAGGCCAATGCACTGAGTGCGGTACCTGGAATAGTATCAGCGAAGTGCGTTTGCCCAGCGTGACAAAACAGCAACGTTTTGACGGTTATGCCGGTGCTACTGCTGCTAAGGTGATCCGGCTTGACCAGGTTGATTTACAGGACGTACCACGTTTTAGTTCTGGTTTTGCTGAGTTTGACAGGGTGTTGGGCGGCGGTATAGTGCCAGGATCGGCCATTTTAATTGGTGGTAGTCCGGGGGCAGGTAAAAGCACCTTGCTGCTACAAATTATGTGTGGATTGGCTGTGACCGATAAAGCCTTGTACGTCACGGGGGAAGAATCGTTGCAACAAGTCGCGCTTCGGGCCAACAGATTGGGCTTACCAACACAAAACTTAATGATGCTGGCCGAAACCAATGTCGAAACTATTTGCCAACTGGCGCAGCAAGAAAAACCACGCATTATGGTCATCGACTCGATTCAGGTGATGCAGATGGCCGATATTCAGTCTGCACCTGGCAGTGTGTCGCAAGTGCGGGAAAGTGCCGCCTATTTAACCCGTTTTGCTAAGCAGCATAATGTGGCTGTAATTATGGTCGGTCACGTCACAAAAGACGGCTCGCTTGCTGGCCCTAAAGTACTGGAGCATTGCATCGACTGCTCTATTTTATTGGATGGCGATACCGACAACAGATTCCGTACTTTACGTGGCAATAAAAACCGCTTTGGTGCAGTGAATGAGCTGGGCGTTTTTGCAATGACTGGGCAGGGCATGCGTGAGGTGAAAAACCCGTCCGCTATATTTTTAAGCCGTGGCAAAGAAGATACGCCAGGCTCTATTGTTATGGTGCTGTGGGAAGGTACCCGGCCTTTGCTGGTGGAGATTCAGGGCTTAGTCGATTATTCGCCATTAAATAATCCACGGCGCGTCACTTTGGGGATGGAGCAAAACCGTATTTCGATGTTACTTGCCGTATTGCACCGTCATGCAGGTATTCAAATGGCCGATCAGGATGTGTTTGTCAACGTGGTGGGTGGTGTGAAAGTGAACGAAACCAGCGCTGACTTAGCCACTTTGCTGGCATTGGTATCCAGTTTTAAAAATAAAGCCTTGCCTAACGAATTGGTGGTCTTTGGTGAAGTTGGTTTATCCGGTGAAATCCGTCCTGTACCCAGTGGTCAGGAACGTTTAAAAGAAGCGGCTAAACATGGTTTTAAACGCGCCATAGTGCCAGTAGCAAATGCGCCGAAAGAAGCAATTCCAGGAATGACAGTGATAGCAGTCAGTAAGTTATCTGAAGCATTGGATGCTTTATGA
- a CDS encoding outer membrane protein assembly factor BamD, with protein sequence MKVNFLAIIALALTLTACAGNHKAEEELVNTNQSAQQMYDEAKNVLDSGLYNRAIELLRAMESRYPFGPLSRQVQLDLIYAYYQSGDTTQSLASIDRFIRLNPNHPDLDYAYYMRGLSNVKVDENAFQEFVGIDRADRDMSSTKQGFDDFKILVSTYPNSKYANDARKRMFAIKEKLVRYELLVADYYTRRGAHLAAANRCKYIVEYYRDSPQVEQALLIMVDSYDKLGLVKLRDDAKAVLLLNYPDALN encoded by the coding sequence ATGAAAGTGAATTTTTTAGCCATAATCGCCCTAGCTTTAACACTAACCGCCTGTGCGGGGAACCATAAAGCCGAAGAAGAACTGGTGAATACGAACCAGTCTGCCCAGCAAATGTATGACGAAGCCAAAAATGTGCTGGATTCGGGTCTCTACAACAGAGCTATTGAGCTGTTAAGAGCCATGGAAAGCCGTTATCCCTTTGGCCCATTGTCTCGTCAGGTTCAGCTGGATCTGATTTACGCCTATTACCAAAGCGGTGATACCACTCAGTCTTTAGCCAGTATTGACCGTTTTATCAGATTGAACCCAAATCACCCGGATTTAGACTATGCCTATTACATGCGTGGTTTAAGTAATGTTAAAGTCGACGAAAATGCTTTTCAGGAATTCGTCGGCATTGACCGTGCAGACCGCGATATGTCCAGCACCAAACAAGGTTTTGATGATTTCAAAATATTGGTCAGCACTTACCCAAACAGTAAGTATGCCAACGATGCCAGAAAGCGCATGTTCGCTATTAAAGAGAAACTGGTCCGTTATGAATTGCTGGTCGCAGACTATTACACCCGTCGTGGCGCGCATCTAGCTGCTGCCAACCGCTGCAAATATATTGTTGAGTACTACCGCGATTCGCCGCAGGTTGAGCAAGCATTGCTGATCATGGTCGACAGCTATGACAAATTAGGTTTAGTGAAATTACGTGACGACGCCAAAGCTGTGTTGTTATTAAATTACCCTGACGCTCTGAATTAA
- the rluD gene encoding 23S rRNA pseudouridine(1911/1915/1917) synthase RluD, with the protein MTKQIKLAEIVPDHLFGKRLDQVLAEMFPDYSRSRIKEWILADWVQINGQLCNTPREKLLGGESVLIQAELPDDERFEAEPIDLNIVYEDEHIMVINKPAGLVVHPGAGNADGTLLNALLHHCPSIAEVPRAGIVHRLDKDTTGLMVIAKTIPAQTHLVEAMQEREITREYEAICHGTMTAGGTVDEPIGRHPTKRTHMAVTSSGRPAVTHYRVMEKFRAHTRLRLRLETGRTHQIRVHMTYINYPLVGDPVYAGRPRPPRKADEALLTVLRAFKRQALHAAMLRLAHPITSEIMEWHAPIPDDMVELTLALREDTDIHGLDFA; encoded by the coding sequence ATGACAAAACAGATAAAACTTGCAGAAATTGTACCTGACCATTTATTTGGTAAGCGCTTAGATCAGGTATTGGCCGAAATGTTCCCGGACTATTCGCGTTCCAGAATAAAAGAATGGATTTTAGCCGATTGGGTTCAAATCAATGGCCAGCTCTGTAACACCCCCAGAGAAAAGTTACTGGGCGGGGAGTCTGTATTGATCCAGGCCGAGTTACCGGATGACGAACGCTTTGAAGCTGAGCCTATCGATCTGAATATCGTTTATGAAGACGAGCACATTATGGTGATCAATAAGCCTGCGGGTTTGGTGGTGCATCCTGGTGCGGGCAACGCCGACGGTACTTTATTAAATGCCTTGTTACACCACTGTCCTTCTATTGCTGAAGTGCCACGTGCTGGCATAGTGCATCGTTTAGATAAAGACACCACGGGTTTAATGGTGATAGCCAAAACTATTCCGGCTCAAACCCATTTAGTGGAGGCGATGCAGGAGCGGGAAATTACCCGCGAATACGAAGCGATTTGCCACGGCACTATGACCGCGGGCGGTACAGTGGATGAGCCAATAGGCCGTCACCCGACCAAACGTACTCATATGGCAGTGACCAGCTCTGGTCGTCCTGCTGTGACTCACTACCGTGTGATGGAAAAGTTCCGTGCTCATACCCGTTTGCGTTTACGTCTGGAAACAGGCCGTACTCACCAAATTCGTGTGCATATGACCTACATTAACTATCCGCTGGTCGGTGATCCTGTCTACGCAGGTCGTCCACGTCCACCGCGTAAAGCGGATGAAGCTTTGTTAACTGTATTACGAGCCTTTAAACGTCAGGCGCTGCATGCAGCTATGCTGCGTTTAGCTCACCCTATTACCAGTGAAATTATGGAATGGCATGCGCCAATTCCTGACGATATGGTTGAGCTGACTCTGGCATTGCGTGAAGACACTGACATTCATGGTCTGGACTTTGCCTGA
- the pgeF gene encoding peptidoglycan editing factor PgeF — protein sequence MFKADWPAPLSIKTAISTREGGVSLPPYDGLNLGSHVNDRPDAVAQNRQLFRQQAKMPAEPLWLNQVHGTNCVVLDQTDFSMGPVTADASATKTKGLVAVVLTADCLPVLFCDAAGTQVAAAHAGWRGLVDGVLEQTLAQFSDPTTVMAWLGPAIGPTAFEVGAEVRLAFIEKDAKADAAFVAVPNKTGKWLADLYQLARLRLNACGVSQVYGGGFCTYTDSQAFYSYRRDGQTGRMASCIWID from the coding sequence ATGTTTAAAGCTGACTGGCCTGCGCCATTAAGTATAAAAACAGCGATCAGTACTCGCGAGGGTGGTGTATCTTTGCCTCCTTACGATGGATTGAATTTAGGCAGTCATGTCAATGACAGGCCTGACGCAGTGGCGCAGAATCGTCAGCTGTTCAGACAACAGGCGAAGATGCCTGCTGAACCTTTATGGCTAAACCAGGTGCATGGTACAAATTGCGTGGTGCTGGACCAGACTGATTTTTCAATGGGTCCTGTTACCGCCGATGCCAGTGCCACCAAAACCAAAGGTCTGGTAGCAGTGGTACTGACCGCTGATTGTCTGCCTGTGTTGTTTTGTGATGCAGCTGGTACTCAGGTGGCTGCTGCTCATGCCGGTTGGCGCGGTTTGGTAGACGGCGTGCTGGAACAAACGCTGGCGCAGTTTTCTGATCCAACGACAGTCATGGCCTGGTTAGGCCCTGCTATTGGCCCCACAGCTTTTGAAGTGGGGGCGGAAGTACGTTTGGCTTTTATTGAAAAAGATGCCAAAGCTGACGCTGCTTTTGTGGCAGTTCCAAATAAAACAGGTAAATGGCTGGCTGATTTATATCAACTTGCGCGTTTACGTTTGAATGCTTGTGGCGTTTCACAAGTGTACGGTGGTGGTTTTTGCACTTACACCGACTCACAAGCTTTTTATTCCTACCGCCGTGATGGACAAACAGGCCGGATGGCATCCTGTATCTGGATTGACTGA
- the clpB gene encoding ATP-dependent chaperone ClpB, with translation MRLDRFTSKFQLAIAEAQSMALGRDHQFIEPIHLMHALLNQEGGSTKDLFSKIGVNTNELRSKLSQALERLPKVDGVDANVQLSAATINLLNLCDKYAQKRKDQYISSELFVLAACEDKSELGHLLRLLGVDKAVVEKAIEQIRGGQNVDDLNAEDSRQALTKYTVDLTARAEAGKLDPVIGRDEEIRRCIQVLQRRTKNNPVLIGEPGVGKTAIVEGLALRIINKEVPEGLKDKRVLSLDMGSLLAGAKYRGEFEERLKAVLNELSKEEGRVILFIDEIHTMVGAGKADGAMDAGNMLKPALARGELHCLGATTLDEYRKYIEKDAALERRFQKVIVDEPSVEDTIAILRGLKERYELHHAVEITDPAIVAAATLSHRYVSDRQLPDKAIDLIDEAASSIRMQMDSKPEELDRLERRIIQLKLEDNALAKETDDATKKRRDMIQEQIRELDLKYNELDEVWSSEKAALQGTQNIKADLEQARLDMEVARRAGDLNRMSQLKYERIPALEKRLDLASQVEMHEMTLLRNKVTEQEIADVLSKATGIPVSKMLEGERDKLLRMEQELQKRVVGQAEALEAVSNSIRRSRAGLADPNKPIGSFLFLGPTGVGKTELTKALAQFLFDTEDALIRIDMSEFMEKHTVSRLVGAPPGYVGYEEGGYLTEAVRRKPYSVVLLDEVEKAHPDVFNILLQVLDDGRLTDGQGRTVDFKNTVIIMTSNLGSDLIQEHYQHQDYQQMKDMLMEVLSKHFRPEFLNRLDETVVFHPLDSAHIRHIASIQLQRLRLRLQDKGFGLSVTDSALDLLAAAGFDAVFGARPLKRAIQHYIENPLAQTLLKGQIKPNAIVSVDAKEGQFVIGSGPVH, from the coding sequence ATGAGACTCGACAGATTTACCAGTAAATTCCAATTGGCAATAGCCGAAGCTCAGTCTATGGCTTTAGGCCGTGACCATCAGTTTATTGAACCTATTCATTTAATGCATGCTTTGCTGAATCAGGAAGGTGGCTCCACCAAAGATCTGTTTAGCAAAATTGGCGTCAATACCAACGAATTACGTTCCAAATTATCCCAGGCGTTAGAGCGTTTACCCAAAGTGGATGGCGTGGATGCCAATGTGCAACTGTCCGCTGCCACTATTAACCTGCTGAATCTATGTGATAAATATGCGCAAAAGCGCAAAGACCAATATATTTCCAGCGAGTTGTTTGTGTTGGCTGCCTGTGAGGACAAATCTGAATTAGGTCATTTATTACGCTTGCTGGGTGTCGATAAAGCAGTGGTGGAAAAAGCCATAGAACAAATCCGTGGTGGCCAAAATGTCGATGACCTTAATGCGGAAGATAGCCGTCAGGCATTAACCAAATATACAGTGGATTTAACAGCGCGGGCTGAGGCTGGCAAGTTAGACCCAGTCATAGGCCGAGATGAAGAAATCCGCCGTTGTATTCAGGTGCTGCAGCGCCGTACTAAAAACAATCCGGTATTGATTGGTGAACCAGGGGTGGGTAAAACCGCCATAGTCGAAGGTTTAGCGCTGCGAATCATCAATAAAGAAGTGCCTGAGGGTTTAAAAGATAAACGTGTGTTGTCTTTGGATATGGGCTCTTTGTTAGCTGGTGCTAAGTATCGCGGTGAATTTGAAGAGCGCCTAAAAGCGGTACTGAACGAGCTCTCAAAAGAAGAGGGCCGGGTCATTCTGTTTATCGACGAAATTCATACTATGGTAGGTGCAGGCAAAGCCGATGGTGCTATGGATGCCGGCAATATGCTTAAACCTGCGTTAGCGCGGGGCGAGTTGCACTGCTTAGGCGCGACCACCTTAGATGAATACCGCAAATACATTGAAAAAGATGCGGCGCTGGAGCGACGTTTCCAGAAAGTGATAGTGGATGAGCCTTCAGTGGAAGACACTATCGCCATTTTGCGTGGCTTAAAAGAACGCTACGAGCTGCACCACGCGGTAGAAATTACTGATCCGGCCATAGTAGCGGCCGCTACTTTGTCACACCGTTATGTCAGCGACCGGCAATTGCCGGATAAAGCCATAGATTTAATTGACGAAGCGGCGTCCAGTATCCGGATGCAGATGGACTCTAAGCCAGAAGAGCTGGATAGATTAGAGCGGCGTATTATTCAGCTGAAGCTGGAAGACAATGCACTGGCAAAAGAAACAGATGACGCCACCAAAAAACGCCGTGACATGATCCAGGAACAAATCCGTGAACTGGATTTGAAATACAACGAGCTGGATGAAGTCTGGTCTTCAGAAAAAGCGGCTTTGCAAGGCACGCAAAATATCAAAGCGGACTTAGAACAAGCCCGGTTGGATATGGAAGTAGCGCGCCGTGCCGGAGATTTAAACCGCATGTCGCAGCTAAAATACGAACGTATTCCTGCTTTGGAAAAACGCTTGGATTTAGCGTCACAAGTGGAAATGCACGAAATGACGCTGCTTAGAAACAAAGTAACTGAGCAGGAAATTGCCGATGTGCTCTCCAAAGCCACTGGTATTCCGGTCAGCAAAATGTTGGAAGGCGAACGCGATAAACTGCTTCGTATGGAGCAGGAACTGCAAAAACGTGTGGTAGGTCAGGCCGAAGCATTGGAGGCTGTGTCTAACTCCATTCGCCGTTCCCGTGCAGGTTTAGCCGACCCGAATAAGCCTATAGGTTCATTCCTGTTTTTAGGCCCGACAGGTGTGGGTAAAACCGAACTGACCAAAGCTTTAGCTCAGTTCCTGTTTGATACCGAAGATGCGCTGATCCGCATTGATATGTCGGAGTTTATGGAAAAACACACTGTATCGCGTTTAGTCGGCGCACCACCTGGTTATGTCGGCTACGAAGAAGGTGGTTATTTAACTGAAGCTGTAAGACGTAAACCTTATTCAGTAGTGCTGCTGGATGAAGTGGAAAAAGCTCATCCTGATGTGTTTAACATTCTGCTGCAGGTGTTGGACGATGGCCGTTTAACAGACGGACAAGGCCGTACTGTGGATTTTAAAAACACAGTGATCATTATGACCTCGAACTTAGGCTCAGACCTGATTCAGGAGCATTACCAGCATCAGGATTATCAGCAAATGAAAGATATGCTGATGGAAGTACTGAGCAAACACTTCAGGCCTGAGTTTTTAAACCGTTTAGATGAAACTGTGGTATTCCACCCGCTAGACAGCGCCCATATCCGCCATATAGCGTCTATTCAGTTGCAGCGTCTGCGGTTGCGTTTGCAGGATAAAGGCTTTGGTTTGTCAGTAACAGATTCCGCCTTGGATCTGCTGGCCGCAGCTGGTTTTGATGCCGTCTTTGGGGCGCGGCCTTTAAAAAGGGCTATTCAGCATTATATTGAAAACCCATTAGCTCAAACCTTACTGAAAGGTCAGATTAAGCCCAATGCAATAGTGTCAGTCGATGCCAAAGAAGGACAATTTGTGATTGGCTCCGGACCTGTTCATTAA
- a CDS encoding methyl-accepting chemotaxis protein produces the protein MNRRNQQLVDQEVQYDAGQELVSTTDTRGVITYANPAFCLVAGYTEDELVGKNHNLVRHPDMPAAAFADLWSHLKQGQSWRGMVKNRCKDGRYYWVDAFVTPIYQQQQLVGYQSVRVKASPDLIQRADRCYQAINAGKTVSQWNANPNLRRLIALLSSFILIAAGALLWSHALWLALLIPAIFFVLMYDELVDIPAQLHKIQQDFDSVSRYVYSGKTAFSIADFRHQMHQARLRTVLGRTKDSTNKLSSIADTLEEAVHLTERGIHQQSQELVSIATATQQLSSTVLDIAERTGETNQKVGEAQQICQQAEQVMQLTANTVKKLAVEVQGAASTADNLAVEAERIGAVMTEIQGIANQTNLLALNAAIEAARAGEHGRGFAVVADEVRALSSRTHKATEQIQRSIGEIQQTLLSWGKTMTQSREQVEECVTQTTHSTAQLSDIVAMVNTIDHLSSQIATAATQQGQVASEVASNVQNIQHIANENLNNMQLVADNNKRLHQQAAEIANLSKTFSQ, from the coding sequence ATGAACCGCCGCAACCAGCAGCTTGTTGACCAGGAAGTTCAGTACGACGCCGGACAAGAGTTAGTCTCCACTACGGATACCCGAGGGGTGATCACCTATGCTAACCCAGCTTTTTGCCTGGTTGCAGGTTACACCGAAGACGAACTCGTCGGTAAAAACCATAATCTGGTGCGTCATCCTGATATGCCTGCAGCAGCTTTTGCCGATCTGTGGAGCCACTTAAAGCAAGGTCAATCTTGGCGTGGCATGGTGAAAAATCGTTGCAAAGACGGCCGTTATTATTGGGTGGATGCTTTTGTCACCCCGATTTATCAGCAACAGCAACTGGTTGGATATCAGTCGGTGCGAGTGAAAGCAAGCCCGGATCTGATCCAAAGAGCCGATCGTTGTTATCAGGCGATCAATGCAGGTAAAACCGTCAGCCAGTGGAATGCGAACCCGAACCTGCGCCGCCTTATTGCACTGCTTAGCAGCTTCATCTTAATAGCTGCGGGTGCATTGCTCTGGTCTCATGCGTTATGGCTGGCGTTACTTATTCCAGCTATTTTCTTTGTGCTGATGTATGACGAATTAGTGGATATTCCAGCCCAACTTCATAAAATTCAGCAAGACTTTGATTCAGTATCCCGTTATGTCTATAGCGGTAAAACTGCATTTTCGATTGCAGATTTCCGTCATCAGATGCATCAGGCCCGTTTGCGTACTGTGTTAGGTCGCACCAAAGACAGCACCAATAAACTCTCCAGTATTGCCGACACACTGGAAGAAGCAGTGCATTTAACCGAACGTGGTATTCACCAACAAAGCCAGGAGCTGGTATCTATTGCAACGGCCACTCAGCAATTGAGCAGTACTGTGCTTGATATTGCCGAGCGTACAGGCGAAACCAACCAGAAAGTGGGTGAAGCTCAGCAAATATGCCAGCAGGCAGAACAAGTGATGCAGTTAACCGCCAACACAGTAAAAAAATTAGCTGTTGAAGTACAAGGCGCCGCCAGTACTGCAGATAATTTAGCTGTAGAAGCTGAACGTATTGGCGCTGTCATGACAGAAATTCAGGGAATTGCTAATCAAACCAACTTACTGGCGTTAAATGCAGCCATTGAAGCGGCGCGGGCCGGTGAACATGGCCGCGGTTTTGCCGTAGTAGCTGATGAAGTCCGGGCTTTATCATCCCGTACCCATAAAGCCACAGAGCAAATTCAGCGCTCTATTGGTGAAATTCAGCAAACCTTATTGAGTTGGGGCAAGACCATGACACAAAGCCGTGAACAGGTAGAAGAATGTGTGACTCAAACCACTCACAGCACAGCTCAGTTATCCGACATAGTGGCGATGGTAAACACTATTGACCACCTATCGTCACAAATTGCAACTGCTGCGACTCAACAAGGCCAGGTCGCCAGTGAAGTTGCCAGCAACGTGCAAAACATTCAGCATATTGCCAATGAAAACTTAAACAATATGCAACTGGTCGCCGACAACAACAAACGCCTGCACCAGCAAGCCGCTGAAATTGCCAATTTAAGTAAGACTTTTAGTCAGTAA